Proteins encoded within one genomic window of bacterium:
- a CDS encoding TonB-dependent receptor, whose protein sequence is MRAAIGSGLLLVAVAARADDEPPAGAVLLPEVEVTAEPPSEAERKAPTAFVSEVDVGSRNRALDTAVDALEEAAGVQVQRYGGLGAFSTISIRGSSANQVPVYLDGVPLSQAQNQTVDLSTLPLDSLQRIDVYRGTIPVGFGGGGIGGVVNLITKPPSATPSTELQAGYGSFETRKVVASHTQQVDGVDLLGHVTYLGSKGNFTSFNDNGTPDNPTDDGETTRVNNQFDAVGGLARAGRDLGDGLRLDGTQELFYRSQGVPGPATVQFTQPSLEELRSLTYLRLSAAGLAGNAVDTSGTLYGVYSFQNFFSPPQDFGPYDTHNQTAVAGGSNTGTWYTPWQQSLSWFDEVAYEQFFPYNGAAVDVPADGPDQTRLRVTLAAQDEARLFDDRLLLVPSLRYEHLLDDFSGVNLANQPDTPPMTNNLDLVSPSFGAMLRLTPWAALRGNVGYFQRAPNFAELFGNTGSVLGNADLKPEKGLNADVGATATSGAWRWIDRALLELALFNTDYDDLITFEATSPDQFRAMNIGKARVRGLELSAAGAALRHLGLQLNYTHQQSEDRSGDYTDGNQLPLRPDDELFLRLEAFVPWASTYYEYTFISSNPTTVGNFITVPSRSIHTVGASLQPYPWMTVQFQAANITNADIRDLGDFPLPGLTLFGSITVTL, encoded by the coding sequence ATGCGCGCCGCGATCGGGTCCGGACTCCTCCTCGTCGCCGTCGCGGCGCGCGCCGACGACGAACCGCCCGCCGGCGCGGTGCTGCTGCCCGAGGTCGAGGTCACGGCCGAGCCGCCGAGCGAGGCCGAGCGGAAGGCGCCCACCGCTTTCGTCTCGGAGGTCGACGTCGGCAGTCGCAACCGCGCCCTCGACACCGCCGTCGACGCGCTGGAGGAGGCGGCCGGCGTCCAGGTGCAGCGCTACGGCGGCCTCGGCGCCTTCTCCACCATCTCGATCCGCGGCTCGTCCGCCAACCAGGTGCCGGTGTACCTCGACGGCGTGCCGCTCTCGCAGGCGCAGAATCAGACCGTCGATCTCTCGACCCTGCCCCTCGACAGCCTGCAGCGCATCGACGTCTACCGCGGCACCATCCCGGTCGGCTTCGGCGGCGGCGGCATCGGCGGCGTCGTCAACCTGATCACCAAACCGCCGTCGGCCACCCCGTCGACCGAGCTGCAGGCCGGCTACGGCTCGTTCGAGACCCGCAAGGTCGTCGCCTCGCACACCCAGCAGGTCGACGGCGTCGACCTGCTGGGCCACGTCACCTACCTCGGCAGCAAGGGCAACTTCACCTCTTTCAACGACAACGGAACCCCCGACAATCCGACCGACGACGGCGAGACGACGCGCGTCAACAACCAGTTCGACGCGGTCGGCGGCCTGGCGCGCGCCGGGCGCGACCTCGGCGACGGGCTCCGCCTCGATGGCACGCAGGAGCTCTTCTATCGCAGCCAGGGCGTACCCGGGCCAGCGACGGTCCAGTTCACGCAGCCGTCGCTGGAGGAGCTGCGCTCGCTCACCTACCTGCGCCTGTCCGCGGCGGGGCTGGCGGGGAATGCCGTCGACACCTCCGGCACGCTGTACGGCGTCTACAGCTTCCAGAATTTCTTCAGCCCGCCGCAGGACTTCGGCCCCTACGACACCCACAACCAGACCGCCGTGGCGGGCGGCAGCAACACCGGCACCTGGTACACGCCGTGGCAGCAGTCGCTGTCCTGGTTCGACGAGGTGGCCTACGAGCAGTTCTTCCCGTACAACGGCGCCGCCGTCGACGTGCCGGCCGACGGACCCGACCAGACCCGCCTGCGCGTCACCCTGGCGGCGCAGGACGAGGCGCGTCTGTTCGACGACCGCCTGCTGCTGGTGCCGAGCCTGCGCTACGAGCACCTGTTGGACGATTTCAGCGGCGTCAACCTCGCCAACCAACCCGACACGCCGCCGATGACCAACAACCTCGATCTGGTCTCGCCCAGTTTCGGCGCCATGCTGCGGCTGACCCCCTGGGCAGCGCTGCGCGGCAACGTCGGCTACTTCCAACGGGCGCCGAACTTCGCCGAGCTGTTCGGCAACACCGGCAGCGTGCTCGGCAACGCCGACCTCAAACCGGAGAAGGGACTCAACGCCGACGTCGGCGCCACCGCCACGTCCGGAGCCTGGCGCTGGATCGACCGCGCCCTGCTCGAGCTGGCGCTGTTCAACACCGACTACGACGACCTGATCACCTTCGAGGCGACGAGCCCGGACCAGTTCCGCGCCATGAACATCGGCAAGGCGCGGGTGCGCGGCCTCGAGCTCAGCGCCGCCGGCGCCGCGCTGCGGCACCTCGGCCTGCAGCTCAACTACACGCACCAGCAGTCGGAGGACCGGAGCGGCGACTACACCGATGGCAACCAGCTTCCGCTGCGCCCCGACGACGAGCTGTTCCTGCGCCTCGAGGCCTTCGTCCCCTGGGCCAGCACCTACTACGAGTACACGTTCATCAGCTCCAACCCGACGACGGTGGGCAATTTCATCACCGTGCCGAGCCGCTCGATCCACACCGTCGGCGCCTCGCTGCAGCCGTATCCGTGGATGACCGTCCAGTTCCAGGCCGCGAACATCACCAATGCCGACATCCGCGACCTCGGCGACTTCCCGCTGCCGGGCCTGACCCTGTTCGGCAGCATCACGGTGACGCTGTGA
- a CDS encoding ABC transporter substrate-binding protein, which yields MRRAWLIALVLALAAPVAAAAPQRIISLAPSVTETLFALGVGERVVGVSTYCDYPEAATHVDKVGTFLQPNVERILAKQPDLVIAVPSPGNRAPVERLRDLGLPVLIVDPERIAEILEAVRRIADAVGEPEAGARLVADIERDVRAVEARVAGVEPVRALLLVGRAPFIAAGAGTYQDELVTRAGGTNIAAGSGQRWPNLSLELIVAQAPQVIIDASMGSEEAADGAASVAFWSDFPTIPAVRDRRIHGYRAYELLRPGPRVAQTLATVARFLHPERFASADP from the coding sequence ATGCGACGCGCCTGGCTCATCGCGCTGGTGCTGGCGCTCGCCGCGCCCGTTGCCGCGGCGGCCCCGCAGCGGATCATCTCGCTGGCGCCGTCGGTGACCGAGACGCTGTTCGCGCTCGGCGTCGGCGAGCGCGTCGTCGGGGTTTCCACCTACTGCGACTATCCCGAGGCGGCGACCCACGTCGACAAGGTCGGCACCTTCCTGCAGCCGAATGTCGAGCGCATCCTCGCCAAGCAGCCGGACCTGGTGATCGCGGTGCCGAGCCCCGGCAATCGCGCGCCGGTGGAGCGGCTGCGCGACCTCGGCCTGCCGGTGCTGATCGTCGACCCGGAGCGGATCGCCGAAATCCTCGAGGCCGTGCGCCGCATCGCCGACGCGGTCGGCGAGCCGGAAGCGGGGGCGCGCCTGGTCGCCGACATCGAGCGCGACGTGCGGGCGGTCGAGGCGCGGGTGGCCGGCGTGGAGCCCGTGCGCGCGTTGCTGCTCGTCGGTCGCGCCCCGTTCATCGCCGCCGGTGCCGGCACGTACCAGGACGAGCTCGTCACCCGCGCCGGCGGCACCAACATCGCCGCCGGCAGCGGTCAGCGCTGGCCGAACCTGAGCCTCGAGCTCATCGTCGCGCAGGCGCCGCAGGTGATCATCGATGCCAGCATGGGCAGCGAGGAGGCCGCCGACGGCGCCGCGTCGGTCGCCTTCTGGAGCGACTTCCCGACCATCCCCGCGGTGCGCGACCGGCGCATCCACGGCTATCGCGCCTACGAGCTGCTGCGCCCGGGGCCGCGCGTCGCGCAGACGCTGGCGACGGTCGCGCGCTTCCTCCATCCCGAGCGCTTCGCGTCCGCCGATCCCTGA
- a CDS encoding alanine racemase: MPSVHDLVTPALLIDAPALEHNLRTMAAALPGERLRPHVKAHKCTSLARRQAAAGHQTFCCATVREMIGMATAGLGGDLMLANETLQPERLAGLAARITVAVDSEATIDAAARAGGAVREVIIDVNVGLPRCGCDPGDAGRLADLARAKGLTVRGVMGYEGHAVGMNDRAVRSQLCAQAMELLLAAHRAVGGEVISAGGTGTYDINVWANEIQAGSYALMDTAYGKLGLPFAQALWLWSTVISVSPAYAVADCGLKSLGMDHGNPTVRGGSVWFCSDEHTTFSPEQPLRVGDRVRVAPAHVDPTIAYHERLHLVDGEDVIDTWPVDLRGW; this comes from the coding sequence ATGCCCTCTGTCCACGACCTGGTGACGCCGGCCCTGCTCATCGACGCGCCGGCCCTCGAGCACAACCTCCGGACCATGGCCGCCGCGCTGCCCGGCGAGCGTCTGCGTCCGCACGTCAAGGCGCACAAGTGCACGTCGCTGGCGCGCCGCCAGGCCGCCGCCGGCCACCAGACGTTCTGCTGCGCGACGGTGCGGGAGATGATCGGCATGGCGACCGCCGGCCTCGGCGGCGACCTCATGCTGGCCAACGAGACGCTGCAGCCGGAGCGGCTGGCCGGACTGGCGGCGCGGATCACCGTCGCCGTCGACTCCGAGGCGACGATCGACGCGGCGGCGCGCGCCGGCGGCGCGGTGCGCGAGGTGATCATCGACGTCAACGTCGGCCTGCCGCGTTGTGGCTGCGATCCGGGCGATGCCGGCCGGCTCGCCGACCTGGCGCGCGCCAAGGGGCTGACGGTGCGCGGCGTCATGGGCTACGAGGGCCACGCCGTCGGCATGAACGACCGGGCGGTGCGCAGCCAACTGTGCGCGCAGGCGATGGAGTTGCTGCTCGCCGCCCATCGCGCGGTCGGCGGCGAGGTGATCTCGGCCGGCGGCACCGGCACGTACGACATCAACGTCTGGGCGAACGAGATCCAGGCCGGGTCGTACGCGCTGATGGACACCGCCTACGGCAAGCTCGGACTGCCCTTCGCGCAGGCGCTGTGGCTGTGGTCGACGGTGATCTCCGTCTCCCCGGCCTATGCGGTCGCCGACTGCGGCCTGAAGTCCCTCGGCATGGATCACGGCAATCCGACGGTGCGCGGCGGCTCGGTGTGGTTCTGCTCCGACGAGCACACCACGTTCAGCCCCGAGCAGCCGCTGCGCGTCGGCGACCGGGTGCGCGTCGCGCCGGCGCACGTCGATCCGACCATCGCCTACCACGAGCGTCTGCACCTGGTGGACGGAGAGGACGTGATCGACACCTGGCCGGTGGACCTGCGGGGCTGGTAG
- a CDS encoding PAS domain-containing protein yields MPAPAGDAPASETSLFSALLGQLPGVVWAADRTLRCRYASPAARRALGLTVGADLAATLAPLGETGGALVEGHRAALEDAAAEVMAVVEGHRVRCRLEPLRDGGGAIVGVLGSAESTPDISVETQRAVFASALEDAPGAIAICDTAGRFIYLNAAAKRFADRDATGSRIADDAAFWGQWHHERGPLQVEQWPLRRALRGEVVAPIELRKDLADGTQQHMYLGAAPLRDPGGTIIGAVATAVDITPRKRAEEQVRRLNAELERRVQERTTELEQAIHGREREALERLRALEEVGRGERLLSAVINHSTAVIYLKDLEGRYLLVNQHFERLFGVRGAEFVGRGTDYDVFPHAAAEAVRANDRLVLESGGPLHIEELVPIRGRERAYISVKFPLRDAEGNVYGICGMSTDITERQQMEAALRRSEATLASIIESSIDPICALSRDWQLVALNTAASRLIPELIGSLPPVHASLGQIPEDFAAQWRGLLERGMAGERFTVERTLPIGGGRQFLVAFNPTVQDGAVTGVAVFGREITELRRAEEDARQHQAELAHVLRLHTMGEMAASLAHEVNQPLGAIANYAQGCRNHLVAGRVDQAELLHTVEAIAREALRAGEITRRVRELLRKEEAPRAWADAAEIIRAALEIVAATARRHDVALTVGSDMPALPVFVDRIQIEQVVVNLMLNAVDATRSAPEPRLVEVRATIADDVVEVAVGDNGSGIDPAVADRIFDPFLTTKPGGLGMGLAISRSIVIAHGGTLWHTPNPGGGTTFHFTLPPDDRA; encoded by the coding sequence GTGCCCGCGCCGGCTGGCGATGCGCCGGCGAGCGAGACATCGCTCTTCTCCGCCCTGCTCGGGCAGCTCCCGGGCGTCGTCTGGGCCGCCGACCGGACATTGCGCTGCCGGTACGCCTCGCCGGCGGCGCGGCGCGCCCTCGGGTTGACGGTTGGCGCCGATCTCGCCGCCACCCTGGCGCCCCTCGGCGAGACCGGCGGCGCGCTCGTCGAGGGGCACCGGGCGGCGCTGGAGGACGCCGCCGCGGAGGTCATGGCCGTCGTCGAAGGCCATCGCGTGCGCTGCCGGTTGGAACCGCTGCGCGACGGCGGCGGCGCGATCGTCGGGGTGCTCGGCAGCGCCGAGTCGACGCCCGACATCAGCGTCGAGACCCAACGCGCCGTCTTCGCCTCCGCGCTCGAGGACGCGCCGGGGGCGATCGCCATCTGCGACACCGCCGGCCGCTTCATCTACCTGAACGCCGCGGCCAAGCGCTTCGCCGACCGCGACGCGACCGGCAGCCGGATCGCCGACGACGCGGCCTTCTGGGGGCAGTGGCACCACGAGCGAGGCCCCCTGCAGGTCGAACAGTGGCCGCTGCGGCGGGCGCTGCGCGGCGAGGTGGTGGCGCCGATCGAGCTCCGCAAGGACCTCGCCGACGGCACCCAGCAGCACATGTACCTGGGCGCCGCGCCGCTGCGCGACCCGGGCGGCACGATCATCGGCGCCGTCGCGACGGCGGTCGACATCACGCCGCGCAAGCGCGCCGAGGAGCAGGTGCGGCGACTGAACGCGGAGCTCGAACGGCGCGTCCAGGAGCGGACGACCGAGCTCGAGCAGGCGATCCACGGCCGCGAGCGCGAGGCGCTGGAGCGGCTGCGCGCGCTCGAGGAGGTGGGCCGCGGCGAGCGCCTGCTCAGCGCCGTCATCAACCATTCCACCGCGGTCATCTACCTGAAGGACCTCGAGGGCCGGTACCTCCTGGTGAACCAGCACTTCGAGCGCCTGTTCGGCGTGCGCGGCGCCGAGTTCGTCGGGCGGGGAACCGATTACGACGTATTCCCCCACGCCGCCGCCGAGGCGGTGCGCGCCAATGACCGCCTGGTGCTCGAATCCGGCGGCCCGTTGCACATCGAGGAGCTGGTGCCGATCCGCGGCCGCGAGCGCGCCTACATCTCGGTCAAGTTCCCGCTCCGCGATGCCGAAGGCAATGTCTACGGCATCTGCGGCATGTCCACCGACATCACCGAACGGCAGCAGATGGAGGCCGCGCTGCGTCGCTCGGAGGCGACCCTGGCGTCGATCATCGAGAGCAGCATCGACCCCATCTGCGCCCTCAGCCGCGACTGGCAGTTGGTGGCCCTGAACACCGCCGCCTCGCGCCTCATTCCGGAGCTGATCGGCAGCCTGCCCCCCGTGCACGCATCGCTCGGCCAGATTCCAGAGGACTTCGCCGCGCAGTGGCGCGGCCTGCTGGAACGCGGCATGGCCGGCGAACGCTTCACCGTCGAGCGCACCCTGCCGATCGGCGGCGGCCGACAGTTCCTGGTGGCGTTCAACCCCACCGTGCAGGACGGCGCCGTCACCGGCGTCGCCGTCTTCGGCCGCGAGATCACCGAGCTGCGGCGGGCCGAGGAGGACGCGCGCCAGCACCAGGCCGAGCTGGCGCACGTGCTGCGCCTGCACACCATGGGCGAGATGGCGGCGAGCCTGGCGCACGAGGTCAACCAGCCGCTCGGCGCCATCGCCAACTACGCCCAGGGCTGCCGCAACCATCTCGTCGCCGGCCGGGTCGACCAGGCCGAGCTGCTGCACACCGTCGAAGCGATCGCGCGCGAAGCGCTGCGCGCCGGCGAGATCACCCGGCGGGTGCGCGAGCTGCTGCGCAAGGAGGAGGCGCCGCGCGCCTGGGCGGACGCCGCCGAGATCATTCGCGCCGCGCTCGAGATCGTCGCCGCGACGGCGCGCCGCCACGACGTCGCCCTCACCGTGGGCAGCGACATGCCGGCGCTGCCGGTGTTCGTCGATCGCATCCAGATCGAGCAGGTGGTGGTCAACCTGATGCTGAATGCCGTCGACGCGACGCGCAGCGCGCCCGAGCCCCGCCTGGTCGAGGTGCGCGCGACGATCGCCGACGACGTGGTCGAGGTCGCCGTCGGCGACAACGGCAGCGGCATCGATCCGGCCGTCGCCGACCGGATCTTCGACCCGTTCCTCACCACCAAGCCGGGCGGGCTCGGCATGGGGCTGGCGATCAGCCGCTCGATCGTCATCGCTCACGGCGGCACGCTCTGGCACACGCCCAATCCCGGTGGCGGCACCACCTTCCACTTCACCCTGCCCCCGGACGACCGCGCATGA
- a CDS encoding iron ABC transporter permease, which translates to MRVPDTHLTPARFRRVLAALLAILVAAILLSALIGSESIGLARAVADAGVDRTILFRIRLPRALLATVVGAALATAGTVLQALLRNPLADPHMLGVSGGAAVGAAAMLMLGGSGALPAVLVPIGAFAGGLLAMVIVYRVGSVNGRLQPYMFLLAGVVTNAFCGALIMALNALADFFQAHGILFWLLGSLQTQSYALVAASAAYVLVGLAWLTLHARRFNAMSLGEESAAQLGVDVGRVRRTAFVVSSLLVGAAVSVSGMIGFVGLIVPHITRLLIGADHRLLLPASALTGAIFLLLADTVARSVGGGMEIPVGVVTALCGGPFFVYLLRREGGRGVE; encoded by the coding sequence ATGCGCGTGCCCGACACCCATCTCACTCCGGCGCGCTTCCGGCGCGTGCTCGCGGCGCTGCTGGCCATCCTCGTCGCCGCCATTCTGCTCAGCGCGCTCATCGGCAGCGAGTCGATCGGGTTGGCGCGGGCGGTCGCCGACGCCGGGGTCGACCGCACCATCCTCTTCCGCATCCGCCTGCCGCGGGCGCTGCTGGCGACGGTGGTCGGCGCGGCGCTGGCGACCGCGGGGACGGTGCTGCAGGCGCTGTTGCGCAACCCGCTCGCCGACCCGCACATGCTCGGCGTCTCCGGCGGCGCCGCGGTCGGCGCGGCGGCGATGCTGATGCTCGGCGGCAGCGGCGCGCTGCCGGCGGTGCTGGTGCCGATCGGCGCCTTCGCCGGCGGCCTGCTGGCGATGGTGATCGTGTATCGGGTGGGCAGCGTCAACGGCCGCTTGCAGCCGTACATGTTCCTGCTCGCCGGCGTGGTCACCAACGCCTTCTGCGGCGCGCTGATCATGGCGCTGAACGCGCTCGCCGACTTCTTTCAGGCGCACGGCATCCTCTTCTGGCTGCTCGGCAGCCTGCAGACGCAGAGCTATGCGCTGGTCGCCGCCAGCGCCGCCTACGTGCTGGTCGGCCTCGCCTGGTTGACCCTGCACGCGCGGCGGTTCAACGCCATGAGCCTGGGCGAGGAGAGCGCGGCGCAGCTCGGCGTCGATGTCGGCCGCGTGCGCCGCACCGCCTTCGTCGTCTCGTCGCTGCTGGTCGGCGCGGCGGTGTCGGTGAGCGGCATGATCGGCTTCGTCGGTCTCATCGTGCCGCACATCACGCGCCTGTTGATCGGCGCCGATCATCGGCTGCTGCTGCCCGCCTCGGCGCTCACCGGCGCCATCTTCCTGCTGCTCGCCGACACCGTCGCGCGCAGCGTCGGCGGCGGCATGGAGATCCCGGTCGGCGTCGTCACCGCCCTGTGCGGCGGGCCCTTCTTCGTCTACCTGCTGCGGCGCGAGGGGGGGCGCGGTGTCGAGTGA
- a CDS encoding Zn-dependent alcohol dehydrogenase produces MRAAVLEQAEAPVRYCDDVEIAPPRAGQVQVRVTHCGVCHSDLSIVDGVFPSPTPIILGHEAAGIVSALGPDTTGIAVGDAVVLSPIPPCGACYWCVRGEPGVCVNATAIQTNTFADGSTGLSRRGETIFRGVGLAAFAEYVNVPVSGAVKIPGGVPPEVACVVGCAVQTGVGAVLNTARVEEGATVLVMGLGGIGLSIVQGARLAGASRIIAADPVAARREKAEALGATDLLDPAGVDVASAAFTLTGIGVDYAFDAVGRASLIQAGVAATRAGGTTVCVGAAPIEDAVTLSPAALFTLTEKKVVGCALGSCNALRDIPRLLNLYRAGRLDLDALITARRPLAEINAAMDDLRAARGVRTVLHCS; encoded by the coding sequence ATGCGAGCCGCCGTTCTCGAGCAGGCCGAAGCCCCGGTGCGCTACTGCGACGATGTCGAGATCGCGCCGCCGCGCGCCGGGCAGGTGCAGGTGCGGGTCACGCACTGCGGCGTCTGCCACTCCGACCTCAGCATCGTCGACGGCGTGTTCCCGTCGCCGACGCCGATCATTCTCGGCCACGAAGCGGCCGGCATCGTCTCCGCGCTCGGCCCCGACACCACCGGCATCGCGGTCGGCGACGCGGTGGTGCTCAGTCCCATCCCGCCCTGCGGCGCCTGCTACTGGTGCGTCCGCGGCGAGCCCGGCGTGTGCGTGAACGCGACCGCCATCCAGACCAACACGTTCGCCGATGGCAGCACGGGGCTGAGCCGCCGCGGCGAGACGATCTTCCGCGGCGTCGGCCTCGCCGCCTTCGCCGAGTACGTCAACGTGCCGGTATCCGGGGCGGTGAAAATTCCCGGCGGCGTGCCGCCGGAGGTGGCCTGCGTCGTCGGCTGCGCGGTGCAGACGGGAGTCGGCGCGGTGCTCAACACCGCGCGCGTCGAGGAAGGGGCGACGGTGCTGGTGATGGGCCTGGGCGGCATCGGGCTCAGCATCGTCCAGGGCGCGCGCCTGGCCGGCGCGTCGCGCATCATCGCCGCCGATCCGGTCGCGGCGCGGCGGGAAAAGGCCGAGGCGCTCGGTGCCACCGATCTGCTCGATCCGGCCGGAGTCGACGTCGCCTCGGCGGCCTTCACGCTCACCGGCATCGGGGTCGACTACGCCTTCGACGCCGTGGGCCGCGCGAGCCTCATCCAGGCCGGGGTGGCGGCGACGCGCGCCGGTGGCACGACGGTGTGCGTCGGCGCGGCGCCGATCGAGGATGCGGTGACCCTGTCGCCGGCGGCGCTCTTCACGCTCACCGAGAAGAAGGTGGTCGGTTGCGCGCTCGGGAGCTGCAACGCGCTGCGCGACATCCCGCGCCTGCTCAACCTGTATCGCGCCGGCCGCCTCGACCTCGACGCCCTGATCACCGCTCGCCGCCCGCTGGCCGAGATCAATGCGGCGATGGACGATCTGCGGGCCGCGCGAGGCGTGCGCACGGTGCTGCACTGCTCGTGA
- a CDS encoding carbon starvation protein A, translating into MKILAALAWIAVALIGAVAVGMLALWRGETINAVWFVIAAVAVYSIAYRFYGAFLAAKLFALDPARQTPAERINDGRDFVPTNRWVVFGHHFAAIAGPGPLIGPTLAAQFGYLPGTLWILVGVVLGGAVQDFCILCGSLRRDARSLGQMAKDEIGPIGGFAALVGVFSIMVILIAVLALVVVNALRHSPWGTFTVGATIPIAMLMGAYMKWLRPHDVLGATILGLLLLALALVGGRWVGEHPTLAAMFTLNATQLAWSIILYGFAASVVPVWLLLAPRDYLSTFVKLGTIFALAIGIIAMRPEIELPALTRFVDGTGPIFAGKVFPFAFITIACGAISGFHSLISSGTTPKLLSEETDAPMIGYGCMLLESFVAIMAMIAAAALQPGVYFAINSPAGVVGADPATATATISGWGFPVTPEQMAALAAEIQEQSLFARTGGAPSLAVGMAHIFAKALNGSALAFWYHFAIMFEALFILTTLDAGTRVGRFMLQDLLGNIWEPLGRTSWYPSVLLSSTLVVSAWGYFLYQGVVDPLGGINILWPLFGISNQLLAAIALCVATTFLIRDGRGRYVWTTLLPLAWLLAVTMTAGYQKILSPDPSLGFLAQADALSAALQAGTVAAERIAATRVQIVNLRIDAAVTGLFMALVALILVEAVRVWYRVLGRGESAGSMAAAKSA; encoded by the coding sequence ATGAAAATCCTGGCAGCGCTGGCATGGATCGCCGTCGCGCTGATCGGCGCCGTCGCCGTCGGCATGCTGGCGCTCTGGCGCGGCGAGACGATCAACGCGGTGTGGTTCGTGATCGCCGCGGTCGCCGTCTACTCGATCGCCTACCGCTTCTACGGCGCCTTCCTGGCCGCCAAGCTGTTCGCGCTCGACCCGGCGCGGCAGACGCCGGCGGAGCGCATCAACGACGGGCGCGATTTCGTCCCCACCAACCGTTGGGTGGTGTTCGGCCATCACTTCGCCGCCATCGCCGGACCGGGGCCGCTCATCGGGCCGACCCTGGCGGCGCAGTTCGGCTACCTGCCGGGAACGCTGTGGATCCTCGTCGGCGTCGTGCTCGGCGGCGCGGTGCAGGACTTCTGCATCCTCTGCGGCAGCCTGCGCCGCGACGCGCGCTCGCTCGGCCAGATGGCGAAGGACGAGATCGGCCCGATCGGCGGCTTCGCGGCGCTGGTCGGCGTCTTCTCGATCATGGTGATCCTCATCGCCGTCCTGGCGCTGGTGGTGGTCAACGCGCTGCGCCACAGCCCGTGGGGCACGTTCACCGTCGGCGCCACGATCCCCATCGCCATGCTGATGGGCGCCTACATGAAATGGCTGCGGCCGCACGACGTGCTCGGCGCCACCATCCTCGGCCTGCTGTTGCTGGCGCTGGCGCTGGTCGGCGGGCGCTGGGTGGGCGAGCACCCGACGCTGGCGGCGATGTTCACGCTCAACGCCACGCAGCTCGCGTGGTCGATCATCCTCTACGGCTTCGCCGCCTCGGTGGTCCCGGTGTGGCTGCTGCTGGCACCGCGCGACTACCTCTCCACCTTCGTCAAGCTCGGCACCATCTTCGCGCTCGCCATCGGCATCATCGCCATGCGGCCGGAGATCGAGCTGCCGGCGCTCACCCGCTTCGTCGACGGCACCGGGCCCATCTTCGCCGGCAAGGTGTTCCCCTTCGCCTTCATCACCATCGCCTGCGGCGCCATCTCCGGCTTCCACTCGCTGATCTCGTCGGGCACGACGCCGAAGCTGCTGAGCGAGGAGACGGACGCGCCGATGATCGGGTACGGCTGCATGCTGCTCGAATCCTTCGTCGCCATCATGGCGATGATCGCGGCGGCCGCCCTGCAGCCGGGCGTCTACTTCGCCATCAACAGCCCGGCCGGCGTCGTCGGCGCCGATCCGGCGACGGCAACGGCGACGATCAGCGGCTGGGGCTTCCCGGTGACGCCGGAGCAGATGGCGGCGCTCGCCGCCGAGATCCAGGAGCAGAGCCTGTTCGCCCGCACCGGCGGCGCGCCGAGCCTGGCGGTCGGCATGGCGCACATCTTCGCCAAGGCGCTGAACGGCAGCGCCCTCGCCTTCTGGTACCACTTCGCGATCATGTTCGAGGCGCTGTTCATCCTCACCACCCTCGACGCGGGAACCCGGGTCGGGCGCTTCATGCTGCAGGATCTGCTCGGCAACATCTGGGAGCCGCTCGGGCGCACGAGCTGGTATCCGAGCGTGCTGCTGTCGAGCACGCTGGTGGTGTCGGCGTGGGGCTACTTCCTCTACCAGGGCGTGGTCGACCCCCTGGGCGGCATCAACATCCTCTGGCCGCTGTTCGGCATCTCGAACCAACTGCTGGCCGCGATCGCGCTCTGCGTCGCGACGACCTTCCTGATTCGCGACGGGCGCGGCCGCTACGTCTGGACGACGCTGCTGCCGCTCGCCTGGCTGCTGGCGGTGACCATGACCGCCGGGTACCAGAAGATCCTCTCGCCCGACCCCAGCCTCGGCTTCCTGGCCCAGGCCGACGCGCTGAGCGCCGCGTTGCAGGCGGGCACCGTCGCCGCCGAACGCATCGCCGCCACCCGGGTCCAGATCGTCAATCTGCGCATCGACGCCGCCGTCACCGGCCTCTTCATGGCCCTGGTGGCACTGATCCTCGTCGAAGCGGTGCGCGTCTGGTACCGGGTGCTCGGCCGCGGCGAGTCGGCCGGCTCGATGGCGGCAGCGAAGTCGGCCTGA